The genomic region AACGAAGGAGATGGAAGTGAGGATTCCGCCTCCGTATCAGGAACTTTTCATCCCTATGAAGCAAAAGGAATGGAAGATACCTATTTCTGGTTAGGTACGGATGAACTGGGACGTGACCAATGGACCCGAATCTGGCAGGGTACACGTATTTCCCTGTATATTGCCTTTTTAGCCGCTACCATTGACCTGTTAATTGGTGTCGGCTACGGTGGGATTTCCGGTTACTTTGGCGGACGTATTGACGATGTTCTGCAGCGTATTATTGAAATATTAACAGGAATTCCAAACCTTGTTGTTATTCTCTTAATGACTGTTGTGCTTCAGCCAGGGGTATTATCGATTACCATTGCCCTGACCATCACTGGGTGGACAGGTATGGCCCGTATTGTCCGGGGAGAAATACTCAAGCTGAAAACACAGGAATTTATACTGGCAGCCCGAACCTTGGGGACACCTGACCGAAGAATCATTTCGAAACACTTAATGCCGAATATAAGTGGAATCATTATCATCAATACGATGTTTACTATTCCAAATGCGATTTTCTTTGAAGCCTTTCTAAGTTTTATCGGTCTTGGAATTGTTCCACCTGAGGCTTCACTTGGTACGTTAATTAACACAGGATTTGATTCATTAAGACAATATCCATTTTTACTAATATTCCCGGCGATTCTCATTTCTGTTATTATGATTGCCTTTAATATTTTAGGTGACGGATTTAGAGACGCATTCGATCCTAAGATGCATAAATAGAAAGGTAGGTGTTTAATTATGGATAAGTTACTAGAGGTAAAAGACCTTAAAGTTTCCTTTGATACGTTTAGTGGAGAAGTACAGGCTGTTCGTGGTGTCAGCTTTGATGTAAAAAAAGGAGAAACCCTAGCAATTGTTGGTGAATCAGGTTCAGGTAAATCTGTTACAACAAAAGCATTGATGCAGCTTCTCCCTAAGCCACAGGGATATGTGAAAGATGGACAAATTCTTCTTGAGGGAGAAGATCTTGTCCAGAAATCCGAGAAAGATATGCAGAAGCTTCGTGGGCAGGATATTTCAATGATTTTCCAGGACCCTATGACTTCCTTAAACCCTACAATGAAAGTAGGAACTCAAATTATGGAGCCCCTCGTTAAACACCAGAATATGAGCCGGGCTAAAGCAAGAGAGAGAGCGATAGAATTACTTGAACTGGTTGGAATCCCGGATGCAAATACCCGGATAAAACAGTATCCTCACCAGTTTTCCGGTGGTATGCGTCAGCGTGTCGTCATTGCTATTGCATTAGCGTGTGATCCAAAGCTGCTAATAGCCGACGAACCAACAACAGCACTAGACGTTACCATTCAGGCACAGATCCTGGAATTAATGAAGGATATTCAGCGCAAAACGGATAGCTCCATTATTTTTATTACTCACGATTTAGGTGTTGTAGCAAATGTGGCTGACCGTGTGGCTGTTATGTATGCAGGTAAGATTGTGGAAATTGGTACAGCTGATGAGATTTTCTATAATCCAAAGCACCCATACACCTGGGGATTACTTGGTTCCATGCCGACATTGGATAATGATGGCCTTGACCTAGTGGCCATCCCAGGATCACCACCGGACATGACAGATCCTCCAAAAGGGGATGCATTTGCCCCACGAAATGAATATGCGCTTAAGATTGACGAAGAGCTAGAACCACCAATGTTCAAAGTATCAGATACGCATTATGCTGCTACCT from Virgibacillus sp. MSP4-1 harbors:
- a CDS encoding ABC transporter ATP-binding protein; translation: MDKLLEVKDLKVSFDTFSGEVQAVRGVSFDVKKGETLAIVGESGSGKSVTTKALMQLLPKPQGYVKDGQILLEGEDLVQKSEKDMQKLRGQDISMIFQDPMTSLNPTMKVGTQIMEPLVKHQNMSRAKARERAIELLELVGIPDANTRIKQYPHQFSGGMRQRVVIAIALACDPKLLIADEPTTALDVTIQAQILELMKDIQRKTDSSIIFITHDLGVVANVADRVAVMYAGKIVEIGTADEIFYNPKHPYTWGLLGSMPTLDNDGLDLVAIPGSPPDMTDPPKGDAFAPRNEYALKIDEELEPPMFKVSDTHYAATWLLHEKAPNIEPPESVKRRMHGIASTGTIPGVAKDGEE
- the opp3C gene encoding oligopeptide ABC transporter permease, whose protein sequence is MANDQNNQYNENNLPEDLFEPIERTEDTSEKISRESRTFWQDARRTLFKNIPAMLSLFVLLAIIIMSFVGPGMNEYGYNDQDLSVSKMPARVPGLENISWLGFDGTFERTFEGDTVEEASQKAIQRFGNKEEFMDIEVINEGDGSEDSASVSGTFHPYEAKGMEDTYFWLGTDELGRDQWTRIWQGTRISLYIAFLAATIDLLIGVGYGGISGYFGGRIDDVLQRIIEILTGIPNLVVILLMTVVLQPGVLSITIALTITGWTGMARIVRGEILKLKTQEFILAARTLGTPDRRIISKHLMPNISGIIIINTMFTIPNAIFFEAFLSFIGLGIVPPEASLGTLINTGFDSLRQYPFLLIFPAILISVIMIAFNILGDGFRDAFDPKMHK